The following are encoded in a window of Anaerolineales bacterium genomic DNA:
- a CDS encoding WecB/TagA/CpsF family glycosyltransferase has translation QLVVEQINAARPDIVWIGLSTPKQERWMAAHFGRIEAPVMIGVGAAFDFLSGRKPQAPRWMQRAGLEWLFRLASEPRRLWPRYRQYPRFVILALAQAIGFKKYDSDQ, from the coding sequence ATCAGCTGGTCGTCGAGCAGATCAACGCGGCCAGACCCGACATCGTCTGGATCGGGCTGAGCACGCCCAAACAGGAACGCTGGATGGCGGCACACTTCGGTCGAATCGAGGCGCCAGTCATGATCGGCGTTGGCGCGGCGTTCGATTTCCTCTCAGGCCGGAAGCCACAGGCCCCCCGCTGGATGCAGCGCGCAGGCCTCGAGTGGCTCTTCCGTCTGGCTTCCGAGCCGCGGCGCCTTTGGCCTCGCTATCGACAGTACCCGCGCTTTGTTATCCTGGCGCTGGCCCAGGCCATCGGTTTCAAGAAGTATGATTCTGACCAGTGA